Proteins from one Streptomyces genisteinicus genomic window:
- a CDS encoding SpoIIE family protein phosphatase — protein MDGAEPAAVSPWLPAKRRRTAWSATDGADLRGPFDIAVAATAVLAGSGVVIGWSPAAEALLGHRAEEVVGRPAGVFLEPAPTPVGPAGSGPAPGPDAVAGRTARHADGRAVPVVVLDCPLTGGGPAARILVIEEARRAREARSRQAMLHGLATQSPLGLAIYDTDLRLSWANAAHDHEVGRPLAEYRGRPAEQLYPDGAFQTVGGPRTLNEVMRRVVDSGESYLDLHFLAKLPSDPRRDHLWSCSYYRLQDEDGTVLGVCEDAFDITDRHEAQSRLSLLAEAGRRIGITLDVPATAQAIADVAVPDFADDVTVDVVRAVVEGGEPLHGPTAGHDLIRVASRSRHPEPPGPRTVAPDGGAAYPEGSPQLRSLSSGGRVLDDTTLVVPLRSGGRTMGLVSYRRAAGPRTFDGDEVALADELTARAALGIDNARRYTRERTAALTLQRELLPEYLPPQSAVDVAHRYLPADDLTGVGGDWFDVIPLSGARVGLVVGDVVGHGLAAAATMGRLRTTVEALATLDMAPDELLTRLDDLVGRTQEAHPQPAPSDGAGPAGGTGTPGGAAGPHPEVTTGATCLYAVYDPVSRHCTMARAGHLPPAIVHPDGSCTFPELPPGPPLGLGGLPFEAREFDLPVGSLLALFTDGLVESRSHDIEQGLDTLARVLCGRAGAGLEELCDRAVAELRPPGTTPDDTALLLVRTKALDEDRVAAWDLPAEPAAAGRARELVTARLETWGLPELAFSCELVVSELVTNAVRYAEGPLQLRLIRDRTLLCEVADAGHTSPHLRHSTIDDEGGRGLFIVAQLVSRWGTRYTPSGKTIWTEQAFPTGTRPASDAA, from the coding sequence ATGGACGGTGCCGAGCCGGCCGCGGTCAGTCCGTGGTTGCCGGCGAAGAGGAGACGGACCGCGTGGAGCGCGACGGACGGCGCCGATCTGCGCGGCCCGTTCGACATCGCCGTGGCGGCCACGGCGGTGCTCGCCGGGTCCGGCGTCGTCATCGGCTGGAGTCCCGCCGCCGAGGCGCTGCTCGGCCACCGTGCCGAAGAGGTCGTGGGCCGCCCCGCCGGCGTCTTCCTGGAACCCGCACCCACCCCGGTCGGGCCCGCCGGTTCCGGGCCCGCGCCCGGCCCGGACGCGGTCGCCGGCCGGACCGCCCGGCACGCCGACGGCCGGGCCGTTCCCGTCGTCGTGCTGGACTGCCCGCTCACCGGCGGCGGCCCTGCGGCGCGGATCCTGGTCATCGAGGAGGCGCGGCGCGCACGGGAGGCGCGCTCGCGCCAGGCGATGCTGCACGGGCTGGCCACCCAGTCCCCGCTCGGCCTCGCCATCTACGACACCGACCTCCGGCTCAGCTGGGCGAACGCCGCCCACGACCACGAGGTGGGACGCCCCCTCGCCGAGTACCGGGGCAGGCCCGCCGAGCAGCTCTACCCGGACGGCGCGTTCCAGACGGTGGGCGGACCCCGCACCCTGAACGAGGTGATGCGGCGGGTCGTCGACTCCGGCGAGTCCTACCTCGACCTGCACTTCCTGGCCAAGCTGCCGAGCGACCCGCGCCGGGACCATCTCTGGTCCTGCTCCTACTACCGGCTCCAGGACGAGGACGGCACCGTCCTCGGCGTCTGCGAGGACGCCTTCGACATCACCGACCGGCACGAGGCGCAGAGCCGGCTCTCCCTGCTCGCCGAGGCCGGCCGCCGGATCGGCATCACCCTGGACGTCCCGGCCACCGCACAGGCCATCGCCGACGTGGCCGTGCCGGACTTCGCCGACGACGTCACGGTCGACGTGGTGCGCGCCGTCGTCGAGGGCGGCGAACCCCTCCACGGCCCGACGGCCGGGCACGACCTGATCCGTGTCGCCTCCCGCTCCCGGCACCCGGAGCCCCCGGGTCCGCGCACGGTCGCACCCGACGGCGGAGCGGCGTATCCGGAGGGCTCGCCGCAGCTGCGCAGCCTCTCCTCCGGCGGCAGGGTCCTCGACGACACCACCCTGGTGGTCCCGCTGCGCAGCGGCGGCAGGACGATGGGCCTCGTCAGCTACCGGCGCGCGGCAGGCCCCCGGACCTTCGACGGCGACGAGGTCGCCCTCGCCGACGAGCTCACCGCCCGCGCGGCGCTGGGCATCGACAACGCGCGCCGCTACACCAGGGAGCGCACCGCGGCGCTCACCCTCCAGCGCGAGCTGCTGCCCGAGTACCTGCCGCCCCAGTCGGCGGTCGACGTCGCCCACCGGTACCTGCCCGCCGACGACCTCACCGGGGTGGGCGGCGACTGGTTCGACGTCATCCCGCTCTCCGGCGCCCGCGTCGGGCTCGTCGTCGGCGACGTCGTCGGGCACGGACTCGCCGCCGCGGCCACCATGGGCCGGCTGCGCACCACCGTGGAGGCCCTGGCGACGCTCGACATGGCGCCCGACGAACTGCTGACCCGCCTCGACGACCTCGTCGGCCGCACCCAGGAGGCCCACCCGCAGCCCGCGCCCTCGGACGGGGCGGGCCCGGCCGGCGGCACGGGGACGCCGGGCGGCGCCGCCGGCCCCCACCCCGAGGTGACCACGGGCGCGACCTGCCTCTACGCCGTCTACGATCCGGTCTCACGGCACTGCACCATGGCCCGCGCCGGTCACCTGCCGCCCGCGATCGTGCACCCCGACGGCAGCTGCACCTTCCCGGAGCTGCCCCCGGGACCGCCGCTGGGGCTCGGGGGCCTGCCCTTCGAGGCGAGGGAGTTCGACCTGCCCGTCGGCAGCCTGCTGGCCCTGTTCACCGACGGCCTGGTCGAGTCCCGCTCCCACGACATCGAGCAGGGCCTGGACACCCTGGCCCGGGTGCTCTGCGGCAGGGCCGGGGCGGGGCTGGAGGAGCTGTGCGACCGCGCGGTGGCCGAGCTGAGGCCGCCGGGCACCACCCCCGACGACACCGCCCTGCTGCTCGTGCGCACCAAGGCCCTCGACGAGGACCGGGTCGCCGCCTGGGACCTGCCCGCCGAGCCGGCCGCCGCCGGCCGGGCCCGGGAGCTGGTCACCGCCCGGCTCGAAACCTGGGGCCTGCCCGAACTCGCGTTCAGCTGCGAGCTCGTCGTCAGCGAACTCGTCACCAACGCCGTGCGCTACGCGGAGGGCCCCCTGCAACTGCGCCTGATACGCGACCGGACGCTGCTGTGCGAGGTCGCCGACGCCGGCCACACCTCTCCGCACCTGCGGCACAGCACCATCGACGACGAGGGCGGCCGGGGACTGTTCATCGTCGCCCAGCTCGTCAGCCGGTGGGGCACCCGCTACACGCCGTCGGGCAAGACCATCTGGACGGAGCAGGCGTTCCCCACCGGCACCAGGCCCGCCTCCGACGCCGCCTGA
- a CDS encoding alpha/beta hydrolase translates to MDESDALATAVAEVWPTAAEVLHGQELEEFASGVLIGLRALEAAALGARAAADGPDPAAAETAEEREQAARQRLAVLFAGHPPLGDRLTGVYRSLATGLERRPGTAPSGSLPYLRSLIVPVLYATDRDRTARDRAAGGDGTAGDDGGFGGRRGGLGYGKALVGIPDDHRIGAVEKPRRWLLRFRAAPERDVVLGGTTDLTAAGFGEEARSLLAGSGSRQALVFVHGYNVGFGAAAVRTAQIAYDLGFTGVPVLYSWPSRGGVLSYEEDANNARWTVPHFQEFLRHTLTASGADEVHVVAHSMGNRVLTEALAGFDTTGLPAGAGRLGNVVLAAPDVDADVFRQVAPALARQARRVTLYASSGDRALGLSRRIAGYPRAGQSGEGIVVVKGVDTVDATALDTGLMSHSYIGDHTSVLSDVHALIHHGTPPSGRFGLTAAEHRDGGYWTFLPQRR, encoded by the coding sequence TTGGACGAGTCCGACGCGCTGGCGACTGCCGTGGCCGAGGTGTGGCCCACCGCTGCGGAGGTGCTGCACGGCCAGGAGCTGGAGGAGTTCGCGTCCGGGGTCCTGATCGGGCTGCGGGCCCTCGAGGCCGCCGCGCTCGGCGCGCGGGCCGCGGCGGACGGCCCGGACCCTGCCGCCGCGGAGACCGCCGAGGAGCGGGAGCAGGCCGCCCGGCAGCGGCTCGCGGTGCTGTTCGCCGGCCACCCGCCGCTCGGCGACCGGCTGACCGGCGTGTACCGCTCGCTGGCGACCGGGCTGGAGCGGCGTCCCGGCACGGCGCCGTCCGGGTCGCTGCCGTACCTGCGCTCGCTGATCGTCCCGGTGCTCTACGCGACCGACCGTGACCGTACCGCCCGCGACCGTGCGGCGGGCGGTGACGGCACGGCCGGCGACGACGGCGGCTTCGGCGGGCGGCGGGGCGGACTCGGCTACGGCAAGGCGCTCGTGGGGATCCCCGACGACCACCGGATCGGGGCCGTGGAGAAGCCCCGCCGCTGGCTGCTGCGCTTCCGCGCGGCGCCGGAGCGGGACGTCGTGCTCGGCGGGACGACGGACCTGACCGCGGCCGGCTTCGGCGAGGAGGCGCGGTCGCTGCTGGCGGGCTCCGGCTCCCGGCAGGCGCTGGTCTTCGTGCACGGCTACAACGTCGGATTCGGCGCCGCCGCGGTGCGCACCGCGCAGATCGCCTACGACCTCGGCTTCACCGGCGTGCCGGTGCTCTACAGCTGGCCGTCCCGGGGCGGGGTGCTCAGCTACGAGGAGGACGCCAACAACGCCCGGTGGACGGTCCCGCACTTCCAGGAGTTCCTGCGGCACACGCTGACCGCGTCGGGGGCGGACGAGGTCCACGTCGTCGCCCACAGCATGGGCAACCGGGTGCTGACCGAGGCCCTGGCCGGCTTCGACACCACCGGGCTGCCGGCGGGCGCGGGGCGGCTGGGGAACGTGGTGCTCGCCGCGCCCGACGTCGACGCGGACGTGTTCCGGCAGGTCGCCCCCGCACTGGCCCGCCAGGCACGCCGCGTCACGCTCTACGCGTCGTCCGGGGACCGGGCGCTGGGGCTGTCGCGGCGCATCGCCGGATATCCGCGGGCGGGGCAGTCGGGCGAGGGCATCGTCGTGGTCAAGGGGGTGGACACGGTGGACGCGACCGCCCTGGACACCGGTCTGATGAGCCATTCGTACATCGGCGACCACACTTCGGTCCTGTCCGACGTCCACGCGCTGATCCACCACGGCACTCCCCCGTCGGGGCGCTTCGGGCTGACGGCCGCCGAGCACCGCGACGGCGGCTACTGGACGTTCCTGCCCCAGCGGCGCTGA
- a CDS encoding MFS transporter, translating to MLTPSSCPNDAAVRRLERRLCLYAGLEDFVLLYPLYALLFAEHGLTTAEISSLFALWSLTGLVAEVPSGVWADLVSRRLVLATGPVLTGAGFALWTLVPSYGAFAAGFVLWGLGGSLRSGAYEALAHDELERLGAASRYARLMGRAAAWSMAATAAATAAAAPVLAVGGPAAVAAASVITCVLCAVAGATLPEHRQRRQHPEAAPDAGEDGPAGPAGTLRAGLAEARGSAPVRRALLLSVAVTSLWGALDEYVPLLAAATGAAASAVPLLVLVVWAGVTAGALLVGRGERLSGRATGVLLAGGAAATAAGALSGHPAGLLLVGAGFLVFQLTDVLVDARLQAAITGPSRATVTSLAGLGSGAGTLAVYAAYAALSGHASHGTVFALLVLPYLAVAAALCARPAPTARAVAPAQGPRDRVAD from the coding sequence ATGCTCACCCCGTCGTCGTGCCCGAACGACGCAGCCGTCCGGCGCCTGGAGCGCCGGCTCTGCCTCTACGCGGGCCTCGAGGACTTCGTCCTCCTCTACCCGCTCTACGCCCTGCTCTTCGCCGAGCACGGTCTGACCACCGCCGAGATCTCGTCCCTCTTCGCGCTCTGGTCCCTCACCGGTCTGGTCGCCGAGGTGCCGTCCGGTGTCTGGGCCGACCTGGTGTCGCGGCGGCTCGTGCTGGCGACCGGCCCCGTGCTGACGGGCGCCGGGTTCGCGCTGTGGACGCTGGTGCCCTCGTACGGCGCCTTCGCCGCCGGATTCGTGCTCTGGGGTCTCGGCGGCTCCCTGCGCTCCGGCGCCTACGAGGCACTCGCCCACGACGAACTCGAACGGCTCGGCGCCGCGTCCCGTTACGCGCGGCTGATGGGCCGCGCGGCGGCGTGGAGCATGGCCGCCACCGCCGCGGCCACGGCGGCGGCCGCGCCCGTGCTGGCGGTCGGCGGACCGGCCGCGGTGGCCGCGGCGAGCGTGATCACGTGTGTGCTGTGCGCGGTGGCGGGCGCCACGCTGCCCGAGCACCGGCAGCGCCGGCAGCACCCCGAGGCCGCCCCCGACGCCGGTGAGGACGGGCCCGCCGGCCCGGCCGGGACGCTCCGCGCCGGTCTCGCGGAAGCCCGCGGCAGCGCTCCGGTGCGGCGGGCGCTGCTGCTGAGCGTCGCCGTCACCTCCCTGTGGGGCGCCCTGGACGAGTACGTGCCGCTGCTGGCGGCGGCGACCGGCGCCGCCGCGTCCGCGGTACCGCTGCTCGTCCTCGTGGTGTGGGCCGGGGTGACGGCGGGCGCGCTGCTGGTCGGGCGCGGCGAACGGCTGTCCGGCCGGGCGACCGGGGTGCTGCTGGCCGGCGGGGCGGCGGCGACCGCGGCGGGCGCGCTGTCGGGGCACCCGGCCGGGCTGCTGCTGGTCGGCGCCGGCTTCCTGGTGTTCCAGCTGACCGACGTCCTGGTGGACGCACGGCTCCAGGCGGCGATCACCGGACCGAGCAGGGCCACGGTCACCTCGCTGGCGGGCCTCGGCTCGGGCGCCGGCACGCTCGCCGTGTACGCCGCCTACGCCGCGCTGTCCGGTCACGCCTCCCACGGCACCGTGTTCGCCCTGCTGGTCCTCCCGTACCTCGCCGTCGCGGCGGCCCTGTGCGCCCGTCCCGCGCCGACGGCGCGCGCAGTCGCGCCGGCGCAGGGCCCCCGGGACCGGGTCGCCGACTGA
- a CDS encoding trypsin-like peptidase domain-containing protein, with translation MRPDDTPERSADGGAGSGDGHFLDRLPFDWSLPASRELRDLLSSVYFREEPVIALAQQAGIPPAWIGWGRPMAAVWHDLISTARNQDRLRALLDQIAAGPDAALSARLGELLRANPVVEAPEPPARPGAWRHFHDPDAAERRIFSTGSYLDVSFLRRGTELSTAVARLLVTFPDGRQYHGTAFRVGEDLLLTNHHVLFDGADDALPAAGAEAWFGYEHDLAGRPAAHVRVPCAMETVVGDPAHDWAVVRVAAPVPDGTAVVELPASSTVAPGDRVYIVQHPQGGVKKLAAHHNVVRHADDDVVQYWTDTDHGSSGSPVFDERWRLVALHHRWVRIGPLTEPPEYRNQGIRIERVTEGLRRAGQV, from the coding sequence ATGCGCCCGGACGACACGCCGGAGCGGTCGGCGGACGGCGGTGCGGGGAGCGGGGACGGCCATTTCCTGGACCGGCTGCCCTTCGACTGGAGCCTGCCCGCCTCCCGTGAACTGCGGGACCTGCTCAGCTCGGTGTACTTCCGCGAGGAGCCGGTGATCGCGCTGGCTCAGCAGGCCGGCATCCCGCCGGCGTGGATCGGCTGGGGCCGGCCGATGGCCGCCGTGTGGCACGACCTGATCAGCACGGCACGCAATCAGGACAGACTGCGCGCCCTCCTCGACCAGATCGCGGCGGGCCCCGACGCGGCGCTCTCCGCACGGCTCGGCGAACTCCTGCGCGCGAACCCGGTGGTGGAGGCGCCCGAGCCGCCGGCGCGGCCCGGCGCCTGGCGGCACTTCCACGACCCGGACGCGGCCGAGCGCCGGATCTTCTCCACCGGTTCGTACCTCGACGTGTCCTTCCTGCGGCGCGGGACGGAGCTGTCGACGGCGGTGGCACGGCTGCTCGTCACCTTCCCCGACGGCCGGCAGTACCACGGCACCGCCTTCCGCGTCGGGGAGGACCTGCTGCTGACCAACCATCATGTGCTGTTCGACGGCGCCGACGACGCGCTGCCGGCGGCCGGGGCCGAGGCGTGGTTCGGGTACGAGCACGACCTCGCGGGGCGCCCCGCCGCCCATGTGCGGGTGCCGTGCGCCATGGAGACGGTGGTGGGAGACCCTGCGCACGACTGGGCCGTGGTCCGCGTCGCCGCCCCCGTCCCCGACGGCACGGCCGTGGTGGAGCTGCCCGCGTCGTCCACCGTCGCCCCGGGCGACCGGGTCTACATCGTGCAGCACCCCCAGGGCGGGGTGAAGAAGCTCGCGGCCCACCACAACGTCGTGCGCCACGCCGACGACGACGTGGTCCAGTACTGGACGGACACGGACCACGGCTCGTCGGGCTCACCGGTCTTCGACGAGCGGTGGCGCCTGGTGGCCCTGCACCACCGGTGGGTGCGGATCGGCCCGCTCACCGAACCGCCCGAGTACCGCAACCAGGGCATTCGCATCGAACGCGTCACCGAGGGCCTGCGCCGCGCCGGACAGGTGTGA
- a CDS encoding GNAT family N-acetyltransferase has product MPEFGIRNASARDIGLMRAWAEEEGWNPGDSDLQAFTVADPRGFLVGVLDGEPVGCLSAVRHGAASGFIGFYITRPAVRGQGYGIRLWRAGTERLSGRLVGLDGVVDQQANYRRSGFVRVWNNVRFEGVPQGEAVPPPGVELVDARELPFGMLAAYDRRFFPEERDAYLAAWTGLPGRTGVAALRDGKLCGLGVVRPCSGASRIGPLYADGPGVAAGLLAPLAAAAGGGPVAVDVPDVNGPATALVTELGLAPSFEAARMYTGPAPDIDRGGLYGVTSLELG; this is encoded by the coding sequence GTGCCGGAATTCGGGATCAGGAACGCCAGCGCGCGGGACATCGGGCTGATGCGCGCGTGGGCCGAGGAGGAGGGGTGGAACCCCGGCGACTCGGACCTCCAGGCGTTCACCGTCGCCGACCCGCGCGGATTCCTCGTCGGTGTCCTGGACGGGGAGCCGGTGGGCTGCCTCTCGGCGGTGCGGCACGGCGCGGCGTCGGGTTTCATCGGCTTCTACATCACCCGTCCCGCCGTCCGCGGGCAGGGGTACGGCATCCGGCTGTGGCGGGCCGGGACCGAGCGGCTGTCCGGGCGGCTGGTCGGTCTCGACGGGGTCGTCGACCAGCAGGCCAACTACCGCAGGTCGGGCTTCGTCCGGGTCTGGAACAACGTCCGCTTCGAGGGCGTGCCGCAGGGCGAGGCCGTCCCGCCGCCGGGGGTGGAGCTGGTGGACGCGCGGGAGCTGCCGTTCGGGATGCTCGCCGCGTACGACCGCCGGTTCTTCCCCGAGGAGCGCGACGCGTATCTGGCGGCCTGGACGGGGCTGCCCGGACGCACCGGGGTCGCGGCCCTGCGCGACGGGAAGCTGTGCGGTCTGGGCGTGGTGCGCCCGTGCAGCGGGGCGTCGCGGATCGGCCCGCTGTACGCGGACGGCCCCGGGGTGGCCGCGGGCCTGCTGGCGCCCCTGGCGGCGGCCGCGGGCGGGGGCCCCGTGGCCGTCGACGTGCCCGACGTGAACGGACCGGCCACCGCGCTCGTCACCGAGCTGGGGCTTGCGCCCTCGTTCGAGGCGGCGCGGATGTACACCGGGCCCGCCCCGGACATCGACCGTGGCGGGCTCTACGGGGTGACCAGTCTGGAACTCGGCTGA
- a CDS encoding serine/threonine-protein kinase yields MQQVLVAGRYRLDRRIGQGGMGEVWQASDEVLGRPVALKLLLGEHADAQAAARFRLEAQTAARLNHPHVVAVFDFGTWDGRFYLVMELIPGRSLAEELTADGGGLAPERVAVVAAHTAAGLASAHRQGIVHRDIKPGNLLSDAEGTVKIADFGIARFVNDPSAALTTTGQIVGTSLYLAPERALGRTAEPASDVYALGCVLYQLITGQPPFRADTPTATLYQHIDAVPVPPIERGARLSPAFQNFLLVMLAKQPEDRPTADEVAAWFASDAWQGRSRPMPAPRPAAAPPAAPRPAPVPSPAEAGPATTYMLPGSRPPGRGHRSARKARPDVRAAFRRRPRVATAAAGAVAFTAAVLIGMALFSPDESSAGTPLTDPAPSATAGESGGGAGSSPSAEPAGRQPSGDTGAPARPAKGADDAPRKPDDGGRHADRHAEEDEDD; encoded by the coding sequence GTGCAGCAGGTGCTCGTCGCCGGTCGTTACCGACTGGACAGACGCATCGGGCAGGGCGGCATGGGCGAGGTCTGGCAGGCCTCCGACGAGGTGCTCGGGCGGCCCGTCGCCCTCAAGCTGCTGCTCGGCGAGCACGCGGACGCCCAGGCCGCGGCCCGCTTCCGGCTGGAGGCGCAGACCGCCGCGCGGCTCAACCACCCCCATGTCGTCGCGGTGTTCGACTTCGGCACCTGGGACGGCCGCTTCTACCTGGTGATGGAGCTGATCCCGGGCCGGAGCCTGGCCGAGGAACTCACCGCCGACGGCGGCGGACTGGCGCCGGAACGCGTCGCCGTCGTCGCCGCGCACACGGCGGCCGGTCTGGCGTCCGCCCACCGGCAGGGCATCGTCCACCGGGACATCAAACCGGGGAACCTGCTGTCGGACGCCGAAGGCACCGTGAAGATCGCCGACTTCGGCATCGCCCGCTTCGTGAACGACCCGTCGGCGGCACTCACCACCACCGGGCAGATCGTCGGAACCAGCCTGTACCTGGCGCCGGAGCGGGCGCTCGGCCGGACCGCCGAGCCGGCGTCGGACGTGTACGCCCTCGGCTGTGTGCTGTACCAGCTGATCACCGGGCAGCCGCCGTTCCGGGCCGACACCCCCACCGCCACGCTCTACCAGCACATCGACGCGGTACCGGTGCCACCGATCGAACGGGGCGCCCGGCTCTCCCCCGCGTTCCAGAACTTCCTGCTCGTCATGCTCGCCAAGCAGCCGGAGGACCGGCCGACCGCCGACGAGGTCGCGGCCTGGTTCGCCTCCGACGCGTGGCAGGGCCGCTCCCGGCCGATGCCTGCGCCCCGCCCCGCGGCGGCGCCGCCCGCGGCCCCCCGTCCGGCGCCCGTCCCCTCCCCGGCCGAAGCGGGCCCGGCGACCACGTACATGCTTCCCGGCTCCCGGCCCCCGGGCCGCGGGCACCGTTCCGCGAGGAAGGCGCGGCCGGACGTGCGCGCCGCCTTCCGGCGGCGTCCGCGGGTGGCGACGGCCGCGGCCGGGGCGGTGGCGTTCACCGCCGCCGTGCTCATCGGCATGGCCCTCTTCTCCCCCGACGAGTCCTCCGCCGGCACACCGCTGACCGACCCTGCCCCCTCGGCGACGGCGGGGGAATCCGGTGGCGGAGCGGGGAGCAGCCCGTCGGCGGAGCCTGCGGGGCGGCAGCCGTCCGGGGACACCGGGGCCCCGGCACGGCCGGCGAAGGGGGCGGACGACGCTCCACGGAAGCCGGACGACGGCGGCAGGCACGCGGACCGGCACGCGGAAGAGGACGAGGACGACTGA
- a CDS encoding SpoIIE family protein phosphatase encodes MDEEMSGRPGRDEDGRTDLARLILDQLPVAVAYFDRSARLVRANPAALDAVGKRLDELVGLRPGEVAPGVMLSGAEGLEAAIEQAMRSGETRTYETRLRIGGARERVLTAVLSPVTGPRGEVLGCSVATLDTTEQHRARERLTVLDQASMRIGSRLDVITTAVELAEMATESLADFVAVDLLAPVLAGDEPRAPAPGSTIVFHRAAQHSVLDGAPESVVPVGTSHTFDRESAVGRALVRGEATRHAVDEESLRLWDVIDPDRARSIREYRVHSTMVAPLAARGITLGMATFLRHRTPEPFDDDDLLLAGELAARAAVAVDNARRYTREHATALALQRSLLPRRTARQQAVEVASRYLPNTTGAGIGGDWFDVIALSGARVALVVGDVVGHGVQASATMGRLRTAVRTLADVDLAPDELLTQLDDLVIKLDREEAVDPGGSSVAGATCLYAVYDPVSGSCSMARAGHPEPVLVRPDGTASHVTLPAGPPLGVGGLPFEATEFEVPERSILALYTDGLIETPGRDIDAALGVLRETLARPSGSLEDTCDAVMAALLPERPDDDIALLLARAGRLGAGHHASWELPADPSVVATARRHVAAQLEEWGLDDAVFTTELVVSELVTNAIRYGGAPIRLRLIRDTALICEVSDGSSTAPHLRRARIFDEGGRGLLLVASLTECWGTRYGPTGKTIWAEQALPGT; translated from the coding sequence ATGGACGAAGAGATGAGCGGCCGGCCGGGCCGGGACGAGGACGGCCGGACGGATCTGGCCCGCCTCATTCTCGACCAGCTGCCCGTCGCGGTCGCCTACTTCGACCGCTCGGCCCGCCTGGTGCGCGCCAACCCGGCCGCCCTGGACGCCGTGGGCAAGCGGCTCGACGAACTCGTCGGCCTGCGGCCGGGGGAGGTGGCGCCCGGAGTCATGCTCAGCGGCGCCGAGGGGCTGGAGGCCGCCATCGAGCAGGCCATGCGGTCCGGCGAGACGCGCACCTACGAGACCCGTCTGCGGATCGGGGGCGCCCGCGAACGCGTCCTGACGGCCGTCCTCTCCCCGGTCACCGGCCCCCGCGGCGAGGTCCTCGGCTGCTCCGTCGCCACCCTGGACACCACCGAGCAGCACCGCGCTCGCGAACGCCTCACCGTCCTGGACCAGGCGAGCATGCGCATCGGGAGCCGGCTGGACGTCATCACCACCGCCGTGGAACTGGCCGAAATGGCCACCGAGAGCCTCGCGGACTTCGTCGCCGTCGACCTCCTCGCCCCCGTCCTCGCCGGCGACGAACCACGGGCGCCCGCGCCGGGCAGCACCATCGTCTTCCACCGGGCGGCCCAGCACTCCGTGCTGGACGGCGCCCCCGAGTCCGTGGTCCCCGTCGGCACCAGCCACACCTTCGACCGCGAATCCGCGGTCGGGCGGGCCCTGGTCCGCGGTGAGGCCACCCGGCACGCCGTCGACGAGGAGTCGCTGCGCCTGTGGGACGTCATCGACCCCGACCGGGCGCGCAGCATCAGGGAGTACCGCGTCCACTCGACGATGGTGGCCCCGCTGGCCGCACGCGGCATCACCCTCGGCATGGCCACCTTCCTCCGCCACCGCACGCCGGAGCCGTTCGACGACGACGACCTGCTCCTCGCTGGCGAGCTCGCCGCGCGTGCGGCGGTGGCGGTGGACAACGCCCGCCGCTACACCCGCGAGCACGCCACCGCCCTCGCCCTCCAGCGCAGCCTGCTGCCCCGGCGCACGGCCCGGCAGCAGGCCGTCGAGGTCGCCTCCCGGTATCTGCCCAACACCACGGGCGCGGGCATCGGCGGCGACTGGTTCGACGTCATCGCCCTGTCCGGGGCCCGGGTCGCCCTCGTCGTCGGCGACGTCGTCGGCCACGGCGTCCAGGCCTCGGCGACCATGGGGCGGCTGCGCACCGCCGTGCGCACCCTCGCGGACGTGGACCTGGCCCCCGACGAGCTGCTCACCCAGCTCGACGACCTGGTGATCAAACTGGACCGTGAGGAGGCGGTCGATCCGGGCGGCTCGTCCGTCGCGGGCGCGACCTGCCTCTACGCCGTCTACGACCCCGTGTCCGGCAGCTGCTCCATGGCCCGCGCCGGCCACCCCGAACCCGTCCTCGTCCGCCCCGACGGCACCGCGTCCCACGTCACGCTGCCGGCCGGACCGCCGCTCGGGGTCGGCGGCCTGCCGTTCGAGGCCACCGAGTTCGAGGTGCCGGAGCGCAGCATCCTCGCGCTCTACACGGACGGCCTGATCGAGACGCCCGGCCGGGACATCGACGCGGCCCTGGGCGTACTGCGCGAGACCCTGGCCCGGCCCAGCGGCTCGCTGGAGGACACCTGCGACGCCGTGATGGCCGCGCTGCTGCCCGAGCGGCCGGACGACGACATCGCGCTGCTGCTCGCCCGCGCGGGACGGCTGGGCGCGGGGCACCACGCGTCGTGGGAGCTGCCCGCGGACCCGTCCGTCGTCGCCACCGCCCGCAGGCACGTCGCCGCGCAGCTGGAGGAGTGGGGTCTGGACGACGCCGTGTTCACCACGGAGCTCGTCGTCAGCGAACTCGTCACCAACGCCATCCGCTACGGAGGCGCCCCCATCCGGCTCCGTCTCATCCGGGACACCGCGCTGATCTGCGAGGTCTCGGACGGCAGCAGCACCGCCCCCCACCTGCGCCGCGCCCGCATCTTCGACGAGGGCGGCCGGGGGCTGCTGCTGGTCGCCTCCCTCACCGAGTGCTGGGGCACCCGGTACGGTCCCACCGGCAAGACGATCTGGGCGGAACAGGCCCTCCCGGGCACCTGA